One genomic region from Aminivibrio pyruvatiphilus encodes:
- a CDS encoding DUF2344 domain-containing protein produces MIRVRLTYAKRGRACFIPHIAIPSVLARGAARASISFRLSEGFTPRPKISLGPELSVGVPALAEPFEAWLTGYDEDTPRRWNLFLPEGFSLTGSTVVDGLPGSDEAKSLGKWCRASSCILALRGKNSPSLQEFLEELREEGTVLSFGSGPDLPAGFFRLVMEDPAKRGPGVLVKALAARGIITGWPDVFILREAVGSLSHPEGGGEIRVLPLAEPLRVPAREDGRE; encoded by the coding sequence GTGATTAGGGTCCGCCTCACCTATGCGAAGCGGGGGAGGGCCTGCTTCATTCCCCACATCGCCATACCCTCCGTGCTGGCCCGGGGCGCCGCCAGGGCTTCCATCAGTTTCCGGCTTTCCGAGGGATTTACCCCCCGTCCGAAGATCAGCCTGGGGCCCGAACTTTCCGTGGGCGTTCCCGCCCTTGCCGAACCTTTCGAAGCCTGGCTTACCGGGTACGATGAAGATACCCCCCGCCGGTGGAATCTCTTTTTGCCCGAAGGGTTTTCCCTCACGGGAAGCACAGTGGTGGACGGTCTCCCCGGAAGCGATGAGGCGAAGTCCCTCGGCAAATGGTGCCGGGCTTCGTCGTGCATTCTCGCCCTCAGGGGAAAAAACAGCCCCTCCCTCCAGGAGTTCCTGGAAGAGCTTCGGGAGGAGGGAACGGTCCTTTCCTTCGGCAGCGGACCGGACCTTCCGGCCGGCTTTTTCCGCCTCGTGATGGAGGATCCGGCGAAAAGGGGCCCCGGCGTGCTGGTGAAAGCCCTGGCCGCCCGGGGGATCATAACGGGGTGGCCCGATGTCTTTATCCTTCGGGAGGCGGTGGGGTCTCTCTCCCATCCGGAGGGCGGAGGAGAGATCCGGGTCCTGCCTCTTGCGGAACCCCTCAGGGTTCCGGCCCGGGAGGACGGAAGAGAATGA
- a CDS encoding Rne/Rng family ribonuclease, which produces MSERHAEPGAVNRKIVANCIDPEETRVAIIEEGRLADLFVERMWERQKAGEIYKARVESVLPGIHASFVNLGDGRNAFLYLNDARGLNLQPNQELLVQVTKTARKNKGARVTSRISLPGRYVVLVPHGQESGVSKRIIDENERRRLKTIARELRGEDYGIIVRTAAEGVDEESLSHDVEVLLALWREIEHNGRIQSAPCLLYRDLGLLGRVLRDELTDAVSEIVVDGREEYENVNNSLSLFSGTDHPEVSLYGGTTPLFEFYGIEKEIEAALERKVWLQSGAYLIIDHTEALTVIDVNTGKFIGKTDLRHTVLETNLEAASEIARQLRLRAIGGIVVIDFIDMDYEEDRALLLKRLEEVFLPDRYRARIFGVSQLGLVEITRKRARPDIRSTLTRSCPFCSGNGWVHREDTISMTIKRFLRKVSASNRSEALLLEANPAVAHYIYETYLSLWEEELGRKIFLAAVPDFAWSKFRLDAQGGLEQVERRMEQMEKWEARLVVYRTSTS; this is translated from the coding sequence GTGAGTGAAAGACATGCGGAGCCGGGCGCCGTGAACCGGAAGATTGTGGCCAACTGCATCGATCCGGAAGAGACGAGGGTCGCCATCATCGAGGAGGGCCGCCTCGCCGACCTGTTCGTGGAGCGGATGTGGGAGCGCCAGAAAGCGGGAGAGATCTACAAGGCCCGGGTGGAGAGCGTCCTTCCGGGCATCCACGCATCCTTCGTCAACCTCGGCGACGGAAGGAACGCCTTCCTGTACCTGAACGACGCCCGGGGGCTCAATCTCCAGCCGAACCAGGAGCTGCTCGTCCAGGTCACCAAGACGGCGAGGAAGAACAAGGGAGCCCGGGTAACTTCCCGGATCTCCCTTCCGGGGCGCTACGTGGTCCTCGTGCCCCACGGCCAGGAGTCGGGGGTTTCCAAGAGGATCATTGACGAGAACGAACGCAGGAGACTGAAGACCATCGCCCGGGAACTTCGGGGAGAGGATTACGGCATCATCGTCCGGACCGCTGCCGAAGGGGTGGACGAGGAAAGCCTCTCCCATGACGTGGAGGTTCTCCTCGCGCTCTGGAGGGAGATCGAGCACAACGGCAGGATCCAGTCCGCCCCGTGCCTGCTCTACAGGGACCTGGGCCTTCTCGGGAGAGTCCTCCGGGACGAGCTCACCGACGCCGTGTCCGAGATCGTGGTGGACGGCAGGGAAGAGTACGAAAACGTCAACAACAGCCTGTCCCTCTTCTCGGGAACGGACCACCCGGAGGTGAGCCTCTACGGGGGCACCACGCCCCTCTTCGAGTTCTACGGCATCGAAAAGGAGATCGAGGCGGCCCTGGAGCGAAAGGTGTGGCTCCAGTCCGGGGCCTATCTCATCATCGACCACACCGAGGCGCTGACGGTCATCGACGTGAACACGGGAAAATTCATCGGCAAGACGGACCTCCGCCATACGGTGCTGGAGACCAATCTCGAGGCCGCGTCCGAAATCGCCCGGCAGCTCCGGCTGCGGGCCATCGGCGGCATCGTGGTCATCGATTTCATCGACATGGATTACGAGGAAGACAGGGCACTCCTCTTGAAGCGACTGGAAGAGGTGTTCCTGCCCGACCGGTACCGGGCGCGTATTTTCGGCGTATCCCAGCTCGGGCTCGTGGAGATCACCAGAAAGCGGGCCCGGCCCGACATCCGGTCCACCCTCACCAGGAGCTGCCCCTTCTGCAGCGGCAACGGGTGGGTTCACCGGGAGGACACCATATCCATGACCATCAAGCGCTTTCTCCGGAAAGTGTCGGCGTCGAACCGCTCGGAGGCCCTCCTGCTGGAGGCCAACCCGGCGGTGGCCCACTACATTTACGAAACCTACCTCTCCCTCTGGGAGGAGGAGCTCGGCCGGAAGATCTTCCTCGCGGCGGTTCCCGACTTCGCCTGGAGCAAGTTCCGGCTGGACGCCCAGGGAGGGCTCGAGCAGGTGGAGCGGAGAATGGAACAGATGGAAAAATGGGAGGCCCGTCTCGTTGTATATCGAACGTCTACATCTTAA